The genomic stretch CCGATCCGCTGAAGGGCCGGCAGCTGCCGATCATGTATTCGTCGAAGGAGCACGGCTTCTTCTCCATCTCCGGCAATCTGGCGACGCAGTATATCCAGGCGGTCGGCTGGGCGATGGCCTCGGCGATCTCGAACGATTCGAAGATCGCGGCGGCCTGGATCGGTGACGGCTCGACGGCGGAATCCGATTTCCACTCCGCCCTGGTGTTCGCCTCCACCTACAAGGCGCCGGTCGTGCTCAATGTCGTCAACAACCAGTGGGCGATCTCGACCTTCCAGGGCATTGCACGCGGCGGCTCCGGCACCTTCGCGGCGCGGGGCCTCGGTTTCGGCATCCCGTCGCTGCGCGTCGACGGCAACGACTATCTCGCCGTCCATGCTGTCGCCAAATGGGCGGCCGAGCGGGCGCGGAAGAATCTCGGGCCGACGCTGGTCGAATATGTCACCTACCGCGCCGGGGCGCATTCGAGCTCGGACGATCCGTCCGCCTACCGGCCGAAGACCGAATCCGACGCCTGGCCGCTCGGCGATCCGATCGTGCGGCTGAAGAACCATCTGATCGGGCTCGGCGTCTGGTCGGACGAGCGGCACGCACAGGCCGAGGCGGAAATCCTCGACACGGTGATCGCGGCGCAGAAGGAGGCGGAAAGCCACGGCACGCTGCATGCCGGCGGCAAGCCGTCGACACGCGACATGTTCGAGGGCCTCTATGCCGAGATGCCGCCGCATCTCAGGCGCCAGCGCCAGCAGGCGGGAGTCTGAGCCATGCCGAGACGGACCATGATCGAGGCCATTCGCGACGCCATGGACGTGTCGATGGGGCGCGACGAGAAAGTCGTCGTGTTCGGCGAGGATGTCGGTTTCTTCGGCGGCGTCTTCCGCTGCACGCAGGGCCTGCAGGCCAAATACGGCAAGAGCCGCTGCTTCGACGCGCCGATCAATGAATCCGGCATTGTCGGCTCGGCCATCGGCATGGCCGCCTATGGCTTGAAGCCCTGCGTGGAAATTCAGTTTGCCGACTACATGTACCCGGCCTACGACCAGCTGACCCAGGAAGCGGCACGCCTGCGCTACCGTTCGAACGGCGATTTCACCTGCCCGATCGTGGTGCGCATGCCGACCGGCGGCGGCATTTTCGGCGGCCAGACGCACAGCCAGAGCCCGGAAGCCTTGTTCACCCA from Mesorhizobium sp. 113-3-3 encodes the following:
- a CDS encoding 3-methyl-2-oxobutanoate dehydrogenase (2-methylpropanoyl-transferring) subunit alpha, whose amino-acid sequence is MADAGMLRFHVPEPEVRPGGTPDFSNVTLAAAGSVPRPDIDVDPRTIRDMAFSIIRVLNRDGEAVGPWAGLLSNEELLEGLRHMMTLRTFDARMQMAQRQGKTSFYMQHLGEEAVSCAFRKALAPGDMNFPTYRQAGLLIADGYPMVTMMNQIYSNEADPLKGRQLPIMYSSKEHGFFSISGNLATQYIQAVGWAMASAISNDSKIAAAWIGDGSTAESDFHSALVFASTYKAPVVLNVVNNQWAISTFQGIARGGSGTFAARGLGFGIPSLRVDGNDYLAVHAVAKWAAERARKNLGPTLVEYVTYRAGAHSSSDDPSAYRPKTESDAWPLGDPIVRLKNHLIGLGVWSDERHAQAEAEILDTVIAAQKEAESHGTLHAGGKPSTRDMFEGLYAEMPPHLRRQRQQAGV